Genomic window (Streptomyces cadmiisoli):
GATGCGCAGGATGCCCTCGGTACAGCACACGGCGGCGTTGCGCGGGTTGCGGCCGGTCGCGAAGGCGTTCGGCGCCTCCGTGGGCGAGATGTACAGACGGGGCATCGGCTGACGGGCCTGGGTGGAGAGGTCGCGGACCATGCGGTACAGCGCGGGTGCCTCGAACTCGCTCACCGGGCGGGCCCGCATCGCCCGCAGCGCCAGCTTGTCGCTGTTCCAGTACGCGTACGCGTTCGTGCCGAGGGCGACCAGGACGGCGACGACGAGTCCGGCGCGCCCGAAGAAGCTGCCGATGACGATGATGAGTGCGGACAGTCCCCCGAGGAGTACTGCGGTCCTGAGCCCGTTGTGCCGGCGGTGCACGGTACGCCCTCCAAGTGGTGCAGCAGGGGAACCCTTTGCTGGCTGATCTCCGATCCCGCTGGTCCGCGGTGACACGACCAGTGGAACCTCCCGATTTGCACAACGCCAGGCGAGGAGCACTAGTTCCCTTGTGCGGAGGGCGCCCCGGGTGGGCCGTCCGGGTGAGCGCCCGTGAGAAGAGCCCCGTGCGCGCTAGAAGAGTCCCGTGTCCGCGAAGCGCAGGACCAGCTGCGGCGCCCCGGACAGGCCGATGCCGACAACGGCCGTGAGGGCGATCGCGGCGGTCAGGGGCGCCGGGACGTGGTGCCTGGCGGGCTCGCCCTCGGGGGCTCGGAACAGCAGCGCCGTCCACTGGAGGTAGTAGAACAACGCGATCACCACGTTGGCGGCCATGAGTACGGCGAGCCAGCCCAGGCCCGCGTCGACGGCCGCGGAGAAGACGGTGACCTTCGCGAACAGGCCGATGATGCCCGGCGGCAGCCCGGCCAGGCACAGCAGGAAGAAAGCCAGCAGCAGCGCGGTCACCGGGTTCGCGGCGTAGAGGCCCCGGTAGTCGGCGACGCGGTTGAGGGTCTTCGTACGGCCGACCAGCGCGGCGACCGCGAACGCGCCGAGGTTCACGGCGGCGTACATCAGCGCGTAGGCCACGGTGGAGCCGATCGAGCGTTCGGCGTCGTCGGAGTAGGCGGCCGCTGCGATCGGCACCAGGAGGTAGCCGGCCTGGCCCACGGAGGACCAGGCGAGCAGGCGTACCGCGCTGTACGCGCGCGTGCTCTGCTGGCGCAGGGCGCCGACATTGCCGACGGTCATGGTGAGGGCCGCCAGCACGGCGAGCGCCGGGCCCCACACGTCCGCGTACGACGGGAAGGCGAGGACCGTGACGAGGATCAGGCCGGAGAAGCCGACCGCCTTGCCGATGACCGACAGATAGGCGGCGACCGGAAGGGGAGCGCCCACGTATGTGTCGGGCACCCAGAAGTGGAAGGGCACCGCGGCCGTCTTGAAGGCGAAGCCGATGAGGGTGAGGACCACGCCGGCCTGGGCGAGGGTGTGCAGCTGCCCGTCTACGCCGTCGATGCGGCCGGCGATCTCGGTGAGGTAGAGGGTGCCGGTGGAGGCGTACACGAAGCTGATGCCCATGAGGCTGACCGTGGTCGCGGTGACCGAGGACAGGAAGAACTTCAGGGCCGCTTCGGACGACTTCCGGTCGCCGTGCCGGATGCCGACCAGGGCGAACGCGGGCAGGGAGGCGACTTCCAGGGCGACGATGAGTGTCGCCAGGTCGCGTGAGGCCGGCAGGAGCGCGGCACCGGCCGCGGAGGACAGCAGCAGGAACCAGAACTCGCCCTCGGGCAGTCCCCCGCGCGCGTCCTTCAGCGCGGTGACGGACAGCAGCGCCGCCAGGAGGGCGCCGCCGAGGACCAGGAACTGGATGACCAGGGTGAAGCCGTCCACGGTATAGCTGCACACGTCGGCGTCGCCGGTCAGGCAGAAGGTCGAGCGGTCACCGTCGAGCAGCGGCAGCAGCATCAGCGTGGACGCGGCCAGGCCCGCGACGGAGACCCAGCCGAGGAGCGCCTTCCGGTTGTCGCCGACGAACAGGTCGGCGACCAGTACGGCGAGGCCGACCACGGCCGCGATGGTGGGCGGCGCGATGGCGAGCCAGTCGACGGACTGGACCACGGACTGCGCCAGAGGCTGGGCCACGGGGCTCATCGGGTGCCTCCTGCGAGGAGCTGCTGCACGGCCGGGTCGGTCAGGCCCAGGAGGGTCTTCGGCCAGAGTCCGGCGACGACGGTGAGGGCGACGAGCGGGGTCCAGGCCGCGAACTCGTAGGGCTGGACGTCGGCGAGCCTCGGCGCTTCTTGCGGTACGGCGCCCATGCACACGCGTCGGACCACGACGAGCAGGTAGGCGGCCGTCAGCAGCGTGCCGAACGCGGCGATCGCCATGAAGGTGAGGAAGGCGGGACGGCTGAGCTCGGGGGCGGGCTCGAACGCGCCGAACAGCGCCAGCATCTCGCCCCAGAACCCGGCGAGACCCGGGAGGCCGAGCGAGGCGACCGCGGCGAAGGCGAGCAGGCCGCCGAGCCGGGGTGCCTTGCCGTAGAGCGCTCCTCCGGTCTGTTCGGCCAAGGCGTCGAGGTCGGTGGTGCCGGTGCGCTCCTTCAACGCGCCGACCAGGAAGAACAGCAGGCCGGTGATCAGACCGTGGGCGATGTTGGCGAAGAGTGCGCCGTTCACGCCGGTCGGGGTCATGGTCGCGATACCCAGCAGGACGAATCCCATGTGGCCGACGGACGAGTACGCGATGAGGCGTTTGAGGTCGCCCTTCGCACCTTGTTTGGCGAGGGCGAGGCAGGCCAGGGACCCGTAGATGATGCCGACGACGGCGAACGCGGCGAGGTAGGGCGCGAACGTCCGGAACCCGTCCGGGGCGATCGGCAGCAGGATCCGGACGAAACCGTAGGTGCCCATTTTGAGGAGCACGCCGGCCAGCAGCACCGAGCCGACCGTCGGCGCGGCCGTGTGAGCGTCCGGCAGCCAGCTGTGCAGCGGCCACATCGGCGTCTTGACCGCGAGCCCGATCCCGATCGCCAAAACCGCGACGACCTGCACGAATGTGGTCAGCGACCGGCCGTTGTCAGTGGCGAGTGCCACCATGTCGAATGTGCCCGCCGTGATTCCGATCAGGAGCAGGCCGAGCAGCATGACCACGGAACCGAGCAGCGTGTAGAGGATGAACTTCCAGGCGGCCTGCGCCCGCCCCTCGCCGCCCCAGCGGGCGATGAGGAAGTACATCGGGATGAGCACCATCTCGAAGGCCAGGAAGAACAGCAGCAGGTCGAGGACGGCGAAGGTGGCGAGCGTGCCGGACTCGAGAAGCAGCACCAGTGCGACGAACGCCTTCGGGGTCGGGCCCGCGGGCATCTTGAAGTACGAGTAGAGCGCGCAGAGGAAGGTCAGCAGCGCGGTCAGCAGCAGAAGGGGGAGGGAGATGCCGTCGACGCCGAGGTGGATGCGCACGTCCAGTGCGGGGATCCAGCTGATGTCGATGCTCGCCTGGATCTTCGACGGCTGGTCGTGGTCGAAGCCGAGCGCCAGGACGATCGCCGCGAGGAGCACCGCACCGGTCACGGTGACGCCGTGGCGCAGCACGGCCTGTTCGGGCGACTTCCCCTTCAGCCCGGGCGGTGCGGGCAGGAGCGCGGCGGCGGCGCCGAGAAGCGGACCGACGACGACGAACGCCAGAAGGAACTGCATCACGGACTCGCTGATATCGATCACGCCTGCTCACGCTCCCGTGGCGACGAGGACGGCGGCGACCACCAGGACGACGGTGCCGGCGAGCAGCGCGCTCACATAGGTCTGCACATTGCCGGTCTGGGCACGCCGTACGGCGGCACCGAGCCAGCGGGGTAGGGCGCCCGCGCCGCGCACGTAGGTGTCGACGACCTCGCGGTCGAGGAACCGGACGAGGTCGGCGCCGGCCCGGACGGGGCGGACGAACAGCGCCGAGTACACGGCGTCGACGTGGAACCCGACGGCCGCGTGGCGGTGCAGCGGGCCGAGCAGGAGCCGTCCCGGGTCGGCCGGGTCGGGGGCGCGGGCCACGTCGCCGTACACGGGCTCGTGGCTCGCGATCGTCTCCGCCTCGACCTGTCCCGCGTCGCCTTCGG
Coding sequences:
- a CDS encoding complex I subunit 4 family protein, encoding MIDISESVMQFLLAFVVVGPLLGAAAALLPAPPGLKGKSPEQAVLRHGVTVTGAVLLAAIVLALGFDHDQPSKIQASIDISWIPALDVRIHLGVDGISLPLLLLTALLTFLCALYSYFKMPAGPTPKAFVALVLLLESGTLATFAVLDLLLFFLAFEMVLIPMYFLIARWGGEGRAQAAWKFILYTLLGSVVMLLGLLLIGITAGTFDMVALATDNGRSLTTFVQVVAVLAIGIGLAVKTPMWPLHSWLPDAHTAAPTVGSVLLAGVLLKMGTYGFVRILLPIAPDGFRTFAPYLAAFAVVGIIYGSLACLALAKQGAKGDLKRLIAYSSVGHMGFVLLGIATMTPTGVNGALFANIAHGLITGLLFFLVGALKERTGTTDLDALAEQTGGALYGKAPRLGGLLAFAAVASLGLPGLAGFWGEMLALFGAFEPAPELSRPAFLTFMAIAAFGTLLTAAYLLVVVRRVCMGAVPQEAPRLADVQPYEFAAWTPLVALTVVAGLWPKTLLGLTDPAVQQLLAGGTR
- a CDS encoding NADH-quinone oxidoreductase subunit N, with translation MSPVAQPLAQSVVQSVDWLAIAPPTIAAVVGLAVLVADLFVGDNRKALLGWVSVAGLAASTLMLLPLLDGDRSTFCLTGDADVCSYTVDGFTLVIQFLVLGGALLAALLSVTALKDARGGLPEGEFWFLLLSSAAGAALLPASRDLATLIVALEVASLPAFALVGIRHGDRKSSEAALKFFLSSVTATTVSLMGISFVYASTGTLYLTEIAGRIDGVDGQLHTLAQAGVVLTLIGFAFKTAAVPFHFWVPDTYVGAPLPVAAYLSVIGKAVGFSGLILVTVLAFPSYADVWGPALAVLAALTMTVGNVGALRQQSTRAYSAVRLLAWSSVGQAGYLLVPIAAAAYSDDAERSIGSTVAYALMYAAVNLGAFAVAALVGRTKTLNRVADYRGLYAANPVTALLLAFFLLCLAGLPPGIIGLFAKVTVFSAAVDAGLGWLAVLMAANVVIALFYYLQWTALLFRAPEGEPARHHVPAPLTAAIALTAVVGIGLSGAPQLVLRFADTGLF